The following are encoded together in the Tetrapisispora phaffii CBS 4417 chromosome 5, complete genome genome:
- the IMP21 gene encoding Imp21p (similar to Saccharomyces cerevisiae IMP2' (YIL154C); ancestral locus Anc_5.710) yields the protein MSNRKSILLTGPEGGTVDILNENETHSKDAANTKNSPIMELSNSAGDYFSAGANNESSGVKFDSEQIENDRGRTRSRNNREDSSGTGNSFSYSSNNNSKSRSRSRASSMVRDEEFLKWTVLRKDPSMRLKFRRANDGAHRDHSNEDLEDDDDEYFDEDDDEISDEEQVSDLENELEIDDFTFDLGMKVLPNYCISINEVLERSKPWKSAYNEDLVKNKIDPNANVLINELEGGFVKAMELISKNNKYDDDIDSGSGSFSSNSELNKQDSEHHASTSATIASSNTNNTTSSSGSSDSGDSFILYTDLSSESTYALTYVMGTLVKNNDTLYIVHWEGSTTSNNDAMKKKMTSNLQKIRENVMYLNDCNNSIIDRLDVVVISMTHPYPKHFLNEMIYGLKPKSLICSLNIMLSPSGLQNYVCSIPVLVIRKKLKRTRRRGIDE from the coding sequence ATGTCAAATAGAAAAAGTATATTGTTGACTGGACCAGAAGGTGGGACTgtagatattttaaacGAGAATGAAACTCACTCGAAAGATGCTGCCAACACAAAGAACAGTCCAATCATGGAGTTAAGCAATAGCGCTGGGGATTATTTCAGTGCTGGTGCGAACAATGAGAGCAGTGGGGTGAAGTTTGATTCTGAGCAAATCGAAAACGATAGGGGTCGTACAAGAAGTCGAAATAATAGGGAAGATAGTTCGGGCACTGGTAATTCTTTTAGTTATTCTAGCAacaataattctaaatCCAGAAGCAGAAGCAGGGCCTCTAGTATGGTGAGAGATGAAGAATTTCTAAAATGGACAGTTTTAAGAAAGGATCCTTCGATGAGATTAAAATTCAGGAGGGCAAATGATGGAGCACACAGGGACCATTCTAATGAAGATCTagaagatgatgacgatgagTACTTTGACGAAGATGACGACGAGATATCGGATGAAGAACAAGTTAGTGACCTGGAGAATGAACTGGAGATTGATGATTTTACATTTGATTTGGGGATGAAAGTATTACCCAATTATTGTATATCTATAAACGAGGTTTTAGAAAGAAGTAAGCCGTGGAAAAGCGCGTACAATGAGGATTTGGTGAAGAACAAGATAGATCCGAACGCAAACGTATTGATCAATGAGTTAGAAGGTGGGTTTGTGAAAGCCATGGAACTAATCagtaaaaataacaaatacGACGACGATATTGATAGCGGGTCCGGGAGTTTCTCCAGCAACAGTGAACTGAACAAACAAGACTCCGAGCACCACGCTTCCACCAGCGCCACCATCGCCAGCTCTAATACAAACAACACCACGAGTAGTAGTGGTAGTAGCGACAGCGGCGAttctttcattttatatacAGACCTGTCGAGCGAATCCACCTATGCTTTGACGTACGTAATGGGCACACTCGTCAAGAACAACGATACATTATACATTGTACATTGGGAGGGATCGACCACATCCAACAACGACGcaatgaagaagaaaatgacTTCCAATCTGCAGAAAATTCGGGAGAACGTGATGTACTTGAATGATTGCAACAATTCAATCATCGACAGATTAGACGTGGTGGTAATTTCAATGACGCACCCTTACCCgaaacattttttgaacGAGATGATATATGGCTTGAAACCCAAGAGTTTAATTTGTTCACTGAATATAATGTTATCGCCAAGTGGCTTACAAAACTATGTGTGTTCGATCCCAGTGCTGGTGATCAGGAAGAAGTTGAAACGAACAAGACGTAGAGGCATCGATGAATAg